The DNA window TAGCCTACGCCATCGGTGGGCAGCACGCAACCAAGAAGCTACCCGTGCCGCGCATGATCGAACTGTGCCGCCGGATCAACTACCCGGTGGTGCTGCTGGGCGGTAAGGAAGACCGCGCGGCTGGTGCCGAGATCGAACAGGCGCTGGGCAGCGGGCTGATCTACAACGCCTGCGGGCAGTACAACCTGAATCAGTCGGCGTCACTGCTACAGCGGGCGCGGGTGGTGTTCAGCCACGATACGGGCCTGATGCACATCGCAGCTGCGCTCAAAAAGAAAGTGTATTCGATCTGGGGAAACACCACACCCCAGTTGGGCATGTACCCGTACAAGACCAATTACGTCGTGCTGGAAAAGACCGGACTCGGTTGTCGCCCCTGCTCTAAAATCGGCTTCGACGCCTGCCCGCTCGGCCACTTCAAGTGCATGAACGAACTGCCCCTCGACTTCGAAATGCGGGATCTGCGGACGAAAAAGAATTTTTAGGGGGTGGTGTCAGGTAGCGGTTCCTGATCACAGCTGGGCCGTTTCTCCTTTGTCAGTGGGCTGTTATCAATGGATTGGATCAGGCTAACCTGTCGAAGATGAACAGTAAAATTCGGAAGATAAAGAACCTTCGGCTCTTTCTGCTGGAGCAGATTGCTGGTTTGTCCACCAAGCAACTGAACGCAGTACGGGTG is part of the Spirosoma rhododendri genome and encodes:
- a CDS encoding DinB family protein is translated as MNSKIRKIKNLRLFLLEQIAGLSTKQLNAVRVMSNNNIIWNIAHLIAAQ